The Balneola sp. genomic sequence GGGATAATTAAAAGGTGTTCTGAAATTGGTATTAAAACTGTTCTTTCGCCGGTGTTCTTTTCTACAAGACCCGCAAAGGATATCTCTCTTAAGCTTAAGCTAGAGAGAACTGCTTCAAAATTAGGCTCTGGCATTAGTTCGGAATACGGAATTAAAGCTCAGATATGTAATCTTGCCGACAAAGTGGTCCCAAATACACAGGAAGAAGCTGACTTGATAATCCAGGCTTTTGATGTTTCAGCTAAAAAAGTTCATGTAGTTCCAAATGGCGTTGAAGAACGATTTAAAGATTCTAGCCCGGATCTCTTCATAAAAGAGTATGGCCTGAAGGAATTCGTTCTTTTTGCAGGTCATGCCGGGGCACAGCGCAAAAATGTAATCAAGCTTCTGGAAAGAGCGAAAGACATACCAGAACCAGTTGTTATTATTGGTTCCTTTTATGATGACGACTATGGAGCTTCGTGCAAAAAACTTGCTCAAACTTCTAATGTTACGCTTATCGAAACTCAGGAACATGACTCTGAGCTTCTTGCTTCAGCTTATGCTGCTTGTAATACCTTCATCCTACCTTCCTTGTTCGAAACTCCCGGGATTGCTGCTATGGAAGCTGCACTAGCCAAGGCCAATATTGTTATTACAAGGTATGGTGGAACAAAGGAATATTTCGGAGATTTGGCAGAATATATAGATCCCCAATCCTCTGAATCGATAGTCAAGGGGATAAATAAGTCATTAACAAAGCCTGAATCATCTAATTTAAGAGACCATATTTTGCAACATTATACATGGTCAAGAGTAGCCGAACTCACTGCTGAAGTTTATAATACCGTAAGTAAGTTTTAAGAGCTTTTAAAACCAATGAATATTGAAAATCCTGCGTTATTCTTCTTTAGTGCCATTGGGGCATTCAATGGACTATTCCTAAGTACCTATTTTGCGTTCTTTATCAAGGAGAAAAACCAAACTACGTTACTCCTTGCCGGTACTTTATTAATGGTGAGTATAAGAGTAGGGAAATCAGTGTTCCTCAATTTTAATCCATTAATCTCGAATATTTTCATTCAAATAGGACTTATCGCATGTGGATTAATCGGGCCATTCCTTTTTCTATATATAAAAAGTGTAATGTCGAAGAAACAGATCCATATCGGATATATACTTGGGCATATCCTCCCCTGGCTTATTGCGCTAATTATTCTTTCCTATTACTACCCTTATCATGAGTTCAGGCATATTTGGAGAGGTTTTTTGGTACGAAGTATTTATACACAATGGGTCTTATACATTTTGCTATCAGCAGTTATAGGCAGAGGGCTCTTTATCAAGCTGTTCAAAAAAGAAGAGAAACTTTCCGTTGGTGAGGTCTGGAGTATTAACATCTTGGTGGGAATATTTTTGATTTGGCTGGCCTACTATACCAGTGGCTATACCTCCTATATCATGGGAGCACTCACATTTTCATTCATCTTCTACTTATCAGCTCTGCTCTGGTTTTTCAAAGTCAGGAATAACCCTCTTTATTTTGAGACTCCAATGAAATACTCCAATCGAAAAATCCCTGAGAATGAAGCCAAAGAATTTTCTTCCAGGCTAGAATTGGTTTTTATTGAAGGTGAGGTTTTTAAGCAGCCTGATCTAAAAATTGCTGATGTTGCTTCTCAATTGGAAGTCTTGCCTCATTATCTTTCTCAGTTTCTTAATGATAACCTTGGTAAGAGTTTTTCGGCTTTCGTTAATGAATACAGGATCAAAGCTGCTGAAAAACTACTTAGAGAAAATTCTATCCTGACTTTAGAAGCAATTGGAAAGGAAGCTGGTTTCAGATCTAACTCATCTTTCTATAGTGCTTTTAAGAAGGTACATGGGATCACCCCGGCCCAATACAAGAAGTCTTTCGAGAGCTAAGGTGAATTTGGGATAAGAAAGATCTTATCCCAAATTCACTTTTTAGCAATTTTCTTCGAATTTATAAATCCGAAGTCCTTTCCTAAATAATAAGCTTCATTTTTTGTCATTTTCCCGAAAACTAAAAATCGGAGAAATGAAACAGACTATACTTCTACTCATCTTTTTTGCTGTTAGTACAACAGTCTATGCCCAAACAGAAACAGAAGCGATTCAAAATACTTTGCTGGATTATATCGAAGGCACTGCTAATGGGGAAGCAGATCGCCTCAAAAGAGCCTTTCATGAAGAGCTTAACTTATATAGTATCCAGAACGGTGAGCTCAGAGTACTTCCCGGAGAGACTTATATCACCTATTTTGAAAACGGTGAAAAGCGAGATAGAATCGGAAAAATCTTATTCATTGATTATGCGAATGATGCTGCTTCAGCAAAAATCGAGATCATTACTCCAGGACGTAAACGAGTTTATACAGACTACCTTCTTCTACTCAAGATCAAAGGAGAATGGAAAATCATACACAAGTCATACACTTATGAGAGTTACGATGACTAAAAAGACTCTTCTTCTCATACTTCTATTTTCTTACCTACCCTCTTTTTTACATCAAATCTGGGCCCAGGATTTAAGTGAGCTTGAGGCAAGGCTTGATTCAGTGATCGAGATGAATATGGAATCCAGTCACACTCCTGGATTAGCTTACATCCTGGTAAAGGATGGAGAAGTAGTATTGAAGAGAGGTTATGGTTTTACCACTCTGGGCGAGGCAATAGAACATGTCAATCCGGATTCTACCATTTTTCGAATTGGATCTGTTACAAAGACTTTTACTGCTCTTGCATTACTCCAATTGGTAGATGATGGAAAAATAAACCTTCATGTAGATGTAAACAAATACCTGACTTCTATTCAGGTTCCGAATTCTTATGAAGCACCCATTACTGTTCATCATTTACTGACACATACTGCTGGTTTTGATGAAATAAATGGACGCAGAGTTTTTTCTGAAGATCAATTAATTCCACTTGATGAGTTTCTTGAAGACCGACTAATAAGAGTTAGAGAGCCAGGAGGATTCATTTCATATTCAACC encodes the following:
- a CDS encoding nuclear transport factor 2 family protein — protein: MKQTILLLIFFAVSTTVYAQTETEAIQNTLLDYIEGTANGEADRLKRAFHEELNLYSIQNGELRVLPGETYITYFENGEKRDRIGKILFIDYANDAASAKIEIITPGRKRVYTDYLLLLKIKGEWKIIHKSYTYESYDD
- a CDS encoding glycosyltransferase; this encodes MKVGFIAPLSIVAVNGGVRTQAHQTAKNLKNQGVEVDFISPWQDSLDVDLVHIFTASPETLGIIKRCSEIGIKTVLSPVFFSTRPAKDISLKLKLERTASKLGSGISSEYGIKAQICNLADKVVPNTQEEADLIIQAFDVSAKKVHVVPNGVEERFKDSSPDLFIKEYGLKEFVLFAGHAGAQRKNVIKLLERAKDIPEPVVIIGSFYDDDYGASCKKLAQTSNVTLIETQEHDSELLASAYAACNTFILPSLFETPGIAAMEAALAKANIVITRYGGTKEYFGDLAEYIDPQSSESIVKGINKSLTKPESSNLRDHILQHYTWSRVAELTAEVYNTVSKF
- a CDS encoding AraC family transcriptional regulator, which gives rise to MNIENPALFFFSAIGAFNGLFLSTYFAFFIKEKNQTTLLLAGTLLMVSIRVGKSVFLNFNPLISNIFIQIGLIACGLIGPFLFLYIKSVMSKKQIHIGYILGHILPWLIALIILSYYYPYHEFRHIWRGFLVRSIYTQWVLYILLSAVIGRGLFIKLFKKEEKLSVGEVWSINILVGIFLIWLAYYTSGYTSYIMGALTFSFIFYLSALLWFFKVRNNPLYFETPMKYSNRKIPENEAKEFSSRLELVFIEGEVFKQPDLKIADVASQLEVLPHYLSQFLNDNLGKSFSAFVNEYRIKAAEKLLRENSILTLEAIGKEAGFRSNSSFYSAFKKVHGITPAQYKKSFES